In the Diorhabda carinulata isolate Delta chromosome 9, icDioCari1.1, whole genome shotgun sequence genome, one interval contains:
- the LOC130897973 gene encoding F-box/SPRY domain-containing protein 1 gives MDTAIATLVPDNVLEVIFSFLTLHDLRNCSLVCKRWYSFLNDENNDVWRLHCVRKLAEEALKSDLLSSVPTYKAKLRAFHHAWNPNDCSRNIYIKPNGFTLHRNPVAQSTDASRGKIGFRHGRHAWEVIWEGPLGTVAVIGIATKDAPLQCHGYVALLGSDDQSWGWNLVDNHLLHNGDAQGNYPMLNNAPKYQVGERIRVILDCDDNTLSFEKNYEFLGVAFRGLPDKKLYPTVSAVYGNTEVSMVYLGPPLDG, from the exons ATGGACACAGCTATAGCTACATTAGTTCCCGATAATGTTTTAGAagttatattttcgtttttaactTTACATGACCTCCGAAATTGTTCTCTTGTGTGTAAACGGTGGTATAGTTTCCTAAACGATGAAAATAATGACGTGTGGCGTTTACATTGTGTTAGAAAACTTGCAGAAGAAGCACTTAAATCGGACCTTTTAAGTTCTGTGCCCACTTATAAAGCAAAATTGAGAGCTTTTCATCACGCTTGGAATCCTAATGATTGttctagaaatatttatataaagccTAATGGTTTTACGTTACATCGAAATCCCGTAGCTCAAAGTACGGATGCCTCAAG GGGTAAAATAGGCTTCAGACATGGTAGACATGCTTGGGAAGTGATTTGGGAAGGGCCTCTAGGTACAGTAGCTGTTATAGGCATTGCTACAAAAGATGCACCTCTTCAATGTCATGGTTATGTAGCTTTATTAGGTTCAGATGATCAAAGTTGGGGTTGGAATTTAGTAGATAATCATTTATTACACAATGGGGATGCACAAGGAAATTACCCTATGCTAAACAACGCTCCAAAATATcag GTTGGAGAAAGAATAAGAGTAATACTTGATTGTGATGATAATACTCTTTCTTTCGAGaagaattatgaatttttgggTGTTGCTTTTAGAG GACTCCCAGATAAAAAGTTGTATCCCACTGTATCTGCTGTATATGGTAATACGGAAGTTTCTATGGTGTACCTCGGTCCACCTCTGGATGGCTAA
- the LOC130897970 gene encoding transcription factor Dp-1, giving the protein MTQQTNTTNWVIQGSNGQPQMIKLMQPTGKTFNGIMTSAMTGQPVKIIKTSASASDDSQQIYATSLASNQVLRTISTPKIVTKAIPIQVNKVPTLKTIKLTPSQMQGIKLAPPLNSTKVQISQLNSTSSSVPVFTSQTSPISKNVTPPILSRKRQEHVELEYAPESKRGRKSEKVGKGLRHFSMKVCEKVKQKGTTTYNEVADELVTEFTSSTNNSLADQYDQKNIRRRVYDALNVLMAMNIISKEKKEIRWIGLPTNSLQECHQLEQEMQNKLRTIIEKERQLNELILNQIAFKNLAHRNRENEKLYGMPSPNSYIQLPFIVVNTNKKTVINCSISNDKMEYLFQFNNKFEINDDMEILKSIGMLSGLDTGTCTPENLEKIKTLIPQSLWPYLDKIANGRPHSYDSFLEESSAGTSSFSVLNPDELVEARLDEDNSRQSSSFDPLSPSPQDYSEEEAESDISSDNDVH; this is encoded by the exons ATGACACAGCAAACAAATACAACGAACTGGGTGATACAAGGATCGAatg GGCAGCCTCAAATGATTAAATTGATGCAACCTACAGGAAAAACTTTTAATGGCATAATGACTTCAGCAATGACTGGGCAACCAGTGAAAATTATCAAGACATCAGCTTCTGCTTCTGATGATTCTCAACAG ATTTATGCTACCAGCCTCGCCTCTAATCAAGTTTTAAGAACTATATCAACGCCTAAAATAGTAACAA AAGCCATTCCAATTCAAGTTAACAAAGTGCCCACtttaaaaaccataaaattaaCCCCATCACAAATG CAAGGTATCAAACTTGCGCCCCCTTTGAATTCTACAAAAGTCCAGATTTCTCAGCTCAACTCTACTTCGTCCTCGGTACCTGTTTTTACTTCTCAAACTTCGCCAATATCGAAAAACGTGACACCTCCAATTTTATCGAGGAAAAGACAAGAACACGTGGAATTGGAATACGCACCAGAATC aaaacgTGGGCGAAAATCGGAAAAAGTGGGTAAAGGTCTCCGTCACTTTTCTATGAAAGTATGCGAGAAGGTCAAGCAGAAAGGTACAACCACTTATAACGAAGTAGCAGATGAATTGGTAACGGAATTCACCAGTTCAACAAATAACTCTTTGGCGGATCAGTACGATCAAAAAAACATCAGAAGAAGAGTGTATGATGCTCTCAATGTATTAATGGCCatgaatattatttctaaagaaaagaaagaaattag GTGGATAGGACTACCTACGAATTCACTCCAGGAATGCCATCAGCTCGAACAAGAGATGCAAAATAAGTTAAGGACAATAATAGAAAAGGAGAGGCAATTAAATGAGCTGATCCTCAATCAAATCGCTTTTAAGAATTTGGCCCACCGTAACagggaaaatgaaaaattatacgGAATGCCATCTCCAAATTCTTACATCCAGCTGCCTTTTATCGTTGTCAATACTAATAAGAAGACTGTTATTAATTGTAGTATTTCTAATGATAA GATggaatatttgtttcaattcaataacaaatttgaaattaatgatgACATGGAGATTTTAAAATCAATTGGAATGTTATCAG GTTTAGATACTGGTACCTGTACGCCTGAGAATTTAGAGAAAATCAAGACGTTAATTCCACAATCGTTATGGCCATATTTGGATA aaatagcTAATGGACGACCACATTCGTACGACAGTTTTCTTGAAGAATCGAGTGCGGGAACTAGTTCGTTTTCTGTGCTCAATCCAGACGAATTAGTAGAGGCGCGATTGGACGAAGATAATTCGCGTCAGTCGTCTAGTTTCGATCCGTTATCGCCCAGTCCGCAAGATTATTCTGAAGAAGAAGCCGAATCGGACATTTCTAGTGATAATGATGTCCAttag